One genomic region from Stutzerimonas decontaminans encodes:
- a CDS encoding glycoside hydrolase family 5 protein, translated as MHSTRLAVALATALSVTGAGAVEWPTGDQGLALLGVNISGAGFAPHITPGKNGTHYFYPEKKHFKYYADQGIQLIRFPFIWERVQHSLDKGLNFDQIRLLKKTLDLAAMNGQKVILDMHNYGRYHGELIGSSKVPYEAYASVWRQLAEQFKGHRALLGYDIMNEPHGTVGLWPGAAQAAVDAIREVDDQTLIFIEGERWSSAYHWPQVNANFLINDPADRIVYEAHLYFDQDFSGKYMEKTSRNIDPMIGVERARPFIDWLKKHGQKGFLGEYGIPDDLPEAAAAMDNLLAYLNDNCVPSAYWAGGPGWGTYKLAIEPRNGKDRPQMELMRKHLANDCTAIGPFPAQNAD; from the coding sequence ATGCACTCCACTCGCCTGGCTGTGGCACTGGCCACCGCGCTGTCGGTAACCGGTGCAGGCGCTGTTGAGTGGCCGACCGGTGATCAAGGCCTCGCGCTGCTCGGGGTCAATATCTCCGGGGCCGGTTTCGCCCCGCACATCACGCCGGGCAAGAACGGCACCCACTACTTCTACCCGGAAAAAAAGCATTTCAAGTACTACGCCGATCAAGGCATTCAACTGATTCGCTTCCCCTTCATTTGGGAACGAGTTCAGCACTCACTTGATAAAGGATTGAACTTCGACCAGATCCGGTTGTTGAAGAAGACCCTGGATCTGGCTGCCATGAACGGCCAGAAGGTCATTCTGGACATGCACAACTATGGTCGGTACCACGGCGAGCTCATCGGCTCGAGCAAAGTGCCCTACGAGGCTTATGCGTCGGTGTGGCGTCAATTGGCGGAGCAGTTCAAGGGCCATCGCGCGCTGCTCGGTTACGACATCATGAACGAGCCGCACGGTACCGTAGGTCTTTGGCCGGGCGCCGCCCAGGCGGCGGTCGATGCGATCCGCGAAGTCGATGATCAGACGCTGATCTTCATCGAGGGCGAACGCTGGTCGAGCGCCTATCACTGGCCTCAGGTGAACGCCAACTTCCTCATCAACGACCCGGCCGACCGCATCGTCTATGAAGCGCACCTGTATTTCGACCAGGACTTCTCCGGCAAGTACATGGAAAAGACCAGCCGCAACATTGACCCGATGATCGGCGTAGAGCGCGCCCGCCCCTTCATCGACTGGCTGAAAAAGCACGGCCAAAAAGGCTTCCTCGGTGAGTACGGCATCCCCGACGACCTGCCCGAGGCGGCTGCGGCGATGGACAACCTGCTCGCCTACCTCAATGACAACTGCGTCCCCAGTGCCTACTGGGCAGGCGGCCCAGGCTGGGGCACCTACAAGCTTGCGATTGAGCCGCGCAACGGCAAGGACCGTCCCCAGATGGAACTCATGCGCAAACACCTGGCGAACGACTGCACTGCCATCGGCCCCTTCCCTGCGCAAAACGCTGACTGA